The following are from one region of the Melioribacteraceae bacterium 4301-Me genome:
- a CDS encoding MotA/TolQ/ExbB proton channel family protein, with protein MKQSAFIVILFILALAISISIYQYGLGNPVNFKDGEGRSVPLNIIGQVYTGGPLVSLLIALSIMDFAIIIERSLSLRKASGKKSVNKFFSSILDKIRSGQIDESIQLCEEQRGSVANVIRAALQRYKELVSEHNLVDADKQLAEVQRSIEEAMMLETPLLEKNLIALSTIASIATMVGLLGTVLGMIRAFRALAQAGAPDAIQLATGISEALVNTAGGLFVAILGIVAYNFFVNKVDNFTYQVDEASYNVIQLLKTK; from the coding sequence ATGAAACAATCTGCTTTTATTGTAATTCTTTTCATTTTAGCTTTGGCAATTTCAATAAGTATTTACCAGTACGGTTTGGGTAATCCAGTTAATTTTAAAGATGGCGAAGGTCGGTCAGTGCCATTAAATATAATTGGACAAGTTTATACTGGTGGCCCACTGGTATCACTGCTTATTGCATTGTCTATAATGGACTTTGCAATAATAATTGAAAGGTCTCTTTCTCTAAGAAAAGCTTCTGGTAAAAAATCGGTAAATAAATTTTTTTCCTCGATTCTAGATAAAATTAGAAGTGGACAAATTGATGAATCGATACAATTATGTGAAGAGCAAAGAGGTTCTGTAGCAAATGTTATACGCGCCGCTCTTCAGAGGTATAAAGAACTTGTTAGTGAGCACAACCTTGTTGACGCAGATAAACAGCTTGCTGAAGTACAGCGTTCTATTGAAGAAGCAATGATGCTTGAAACTCCCCTTTTAGAGAAAAATTTAATTGCATTATCTACAATTGCATCAATAGCTACAATGGTAGGTTTGCTTGGTACTGTACTTGGAATGATTAGAGCCTTTAGAGCCTTAGCGCAAGCAGGCGCACCCGATGCAATTCAACTTGCAACTGGTATTTCCGAAGCATTGGTAAATACTGCCGGCGGACTTTTTGTAGCTATTCTGGGTATTGTAGCTTATAACTTCTTCGTTAATAAAGTCGATAATTTCACATATCAAGTTGATGAAGCATCTTACAATGTAATCCAACTTTTGAAAACAAAGTGA
- a CDS encoding sigma-54-dependent transcriptional regulator translates to MNKCKVIVVDDEVNILKTIELSLTSQNFEVEVYQNAEEALKRIREVYFDLAFIDLKMHPLNGLQFLEKLKKSSPDTTAIIMTAYGSIDTAVEAIKKGAYDYITKPFTHKEFILIAERVYEYHKLTKEVLGLKTQIEDLINTGNIVTRNAEMLELLRISKDISNSEISILIEGESGTGKELLARFIHQNSLRSDRPFIPINCAAVPENLFESELFGHVKGAFTGAFKDKIGRVELANSGTLFLDEVTEIPKPMQVKLLRFLQNMEFERVGEGITRKINVRIISATNKDVKLDLNSGNIRDDFYYRISGFKLSIPPLRKRKDDIPLLLEHFLDKIAPETKFYVLPETLKILTDYNWPGNIREFENVVKRAVALSKDKIIKPSSLPEEIFNQQQKQFLSVIPSLKELEKKHIMEVIKIASNSKEAAKILGISETTLWRKRNEYNI, encoded by the coding sequence ATGAATAAGTGCAAAGTAATAGTAGTTGACGATGAGGTAAACATCTTAAAAACTATAGAACTTTCACTTACCTCACAAAATTTTGAGGTTGAAGTTTATCAAAACGCTGAAGAAGCTCTAAAACGAATTAGAGAAGTTTATTTTGACTTGGCATTTATCGACCTCAAAATGCATCCATTAAACGGTCTTCAATTTCTTGAAAAATTAAAAAAAAGTTCTCCCGATACTACAGCAATTATAATGACTGCTTATGGATCAATTGATACTGCAGTAGAGGCAATTAAAAAAGGTGCGTATGACTATATTACAAAACCGTTTACTCATAAAGAGTTTATACTTATTGCTGAACGTGTCTACGAATATCATAAGTTAACAAAAGAAGTTCTTGGGCTAAAAACACAAATAGAAGACCTAATTAATACAGGAAATATTGTTACAAGAAACGCCGAAATGTTAGAACTGTTAAGAATTTCCAAAGATATTTCAAATAGTGAAATATCTATTTTAATTGAAGGGGAAAGCGGAACTGGTAAAGAACTACTTGCAAGATTTATTCACCAAAATAGTCTCCGAAGCGATAGACCTTTTATTCCAATAAATTGCGCAGCCGTTCCCGAAAATCTTTTTGAAAGCGAATTATTTGGGCATGTAAAAGGAGCTTTTACAGGTGCATTCAAAGACAAAATTGGCAGAGTAGAACTTGCTAACAGTGGAACATTATTTCTTGACGAAGTAACTGAAATCCCAAAACCAATGCAGGTAAAGTTGTTGAGGTTTCTACAAAATATGGAATTTGAAAGGGTGGGAGAAGGAATTACAAGAAAAATAAATGTGAGAATTATTAGTGCTACTAATAAAGACGTAAAGCTTGATTTGAACAGCGGTAACATAAGAGATGATTTTTACTATAGAATAAGTGGCTTTAAACTTTCAATTCCACCTCTTAGAAAGAGAAAAGACGATATTCCTCTTCTGCTTGAACATTTTCTTGATAAAATTGCTCCAGAAACTAAATTTTATGTTTTACCAGAGACCTTAAAAATTCTTACCGATTATAATTGGCCTGGAAATATTAGAGAATTTGAAAACGTTGTTAAAAGAGCTGTAGCGCTTTCGAAAGATAAAATAATTAAGCCGTCATCTTTACCTGAGGAAATTTTTAATCAACAGCAAAAACAATTTTTAAGTGTCATCCCTTCACTAAAAGAACTTGAAAAAAAACATATAATGGAAGTAATAAAAATTGCCTCGAACTCTAAAGAAGCCGCTAAAATATTAGGTATCTCAGAAACAACACTGTGGCGCAAACGGAATGAATATAATATCTAA
- a CDS encoding ExbD/TolR family protein, with the protein MPHIKKARVPIRIDMTPMVDVAFLLLTFFMLTTQFRPPEEVQIILPLSHADVKLPESNIMKITVSDSGKVYLGFDSFYMMQSMFGQENRLKESVPVTLDQLPDLLIKARISNPKLRTIINADANVDYGIISDIMDILQKTQITRFAMVTNLKTEKS; encoded by the coding sequence ATGCCCCACATTAAAAAAGCAAGAGTCCCTATTAGAATAGATATGACCCCAATGGTTGATGTGGCATTTTTACTGTTGACTTTTTTTATGCTTACTACTCAATTCAGGCCGCCAGAAGAAGTTCAGATTATTCTTCCTTTGTCTCACGCAGACGTGAAGCTACCAGAATCTAATATTATGAAAATTACTGTCTCAGATAGCGGTAAAGTATATCTTGGCTTCGACTCTTTTTACATGATGCAATCGATGTTTGGACAGGAAAACAGATTAAAGGAATCTGTTCCTGTAACATTAGACCAACTACCAGATTTATTAATAAAGGCAAGAATAAGCAATCCTAAACTTAGAACTATTATTAATGCCGATGCCAATGTTGATTACGGAATAATATCAGACATAATGGATATACTGCAGAAAACGCAAATAACACGTTTTGCAATGGTAACTAATCTTAAAACAGAAAAAAGTTAA
- a CDS encoding inorganic diphosphatase: MTLHPWHEVDIGDKAPEIVNAVIEIPEGSQIKYELDKKSGMIRVDRILFSAVYYPANYGFIPQTFCDDGDPLDILVICSATVDPLCIIEAKVLGLMRMIDGEEYDDKIISVAKNDMSVNYIDNLEQLPPHTTIQLKRFFEDYKKLEHKNVIVEQFFGKDEAYKVINNSIKLYKDKFPH; this comes from the coding sequence ATGACTTTACATCCCTGGCATGAAGTTGATATTGGAGATAAAGCGCCTGAAATTGTTAATGCAGTTATAGAAATTCCAGAAGGCTCACAAATTAAATATGAACTCGATAAAAAAAGCGGAATGATACGGGTAGACAGAATTTTGTTCTCTGCTGTTTATTATCCAGCTAACTATGGATTTATTCCACAAACTTTTTGTGACGATGGTGACCCGCTCGATATTTTGGTAATTTGCTCTGCAACTGTTGACCCCTTATGTATTATTGAGGCAAAAGTGCTTGGCTTAATGCGAATGATTGACGGCGAAGAGTACGACGATAAAATCATTTCTGTCGCTAAAAATGACATGTCAGTAAATTATATCGATAATCTCGAACAATTACCCCCGCATACAACAATCCAACTAAAAAGATTTTTTGAAGATTACAAGAAATTAGAGCATAAGAATGTAATTGTAGAGCAGTTCTTTGGAAAAGACGAGGCTTATAAAGTTATAAACAACAGTATAAAATTATACAAAGATAAATTTCCTCACTAG
- a CDS encoding PstS family phosphate ABC transporter substrate-binding protein gives MKRNSVSMFCLWFSFTLFIPLFLGCSEPKETPTKGYLKAYVDESLKKVMIAERDKFVSLYNNAVIDLEFITAREGIAKVLNNEAKFFVCSRELNNEEKEFISKKRPDTKVFKFCYDGVAVIVPSVSAVDRIKIPTLINLLTGKDFSYKIYLPQKNSGVYEFITQKLLNGNEPKYVNIVYNEKDVIDKILKVKNAMGFVGIDLIGSNTKIKALKLGMNNANETTYYSPSQGYFVNETYPLTRTTIILLNEVGLGLASGFTTFLTSNEGQKIVADNKLGPATVPVKLIQLY, from the coding sequence ATGAAAAGGAATAGTGTTAGCATGTTTTGTTTGTGGTTTAGTTTTACTCTTTTCATTCCACTTTTTTTAGGATGCAGTGAACCTAAAGAAACTCCCACAAAAGGTTACTTAAAGGCTTATGTTGATGAATCTCTAAAAAAAGTAATGATTGCCGAAAGAGACAAGTTCGTTTCACTTTATAATAATGCAGTTATTGATCTTGAATTTATAACTGCAAGAGAAGGAATAGCAAAAGTGTTAAACAATGAAGCAAAATTTTTTGTTTGTTCACGAGAACTAAATAATGAAGAAAAAGAATTTATATCTAAAAAAAGACCTGACACTAAGGTATTTAAATTCTGTTACGATGGAGTGGCTGTAATTGTTCCTTCTGTAAGCGCCGTTGATAGAATAAAAATTCCAACATTAATAAATCTTCTTACAGGAAAAGATTTTTCTTATAAAATCTATTTACCGCAAAAAAATTCGGGCGTTTACGAATTTATAACCCAAAAATTACTTAATGGGAACGAACCTAAATATGTAAATATTGTTTACAACGAAAAAGATGTCATCGATAAAATCTTAAAAGTGAAAAATGCTATGGGATTTGTAGGCATTGATTTGATAGGCTCAAACACCAAAATTAAAGCTCTTAAACTTGGTATGAATAACGCGAACGAAACAACTTATTATAGCCCCTCCCAAGGATATTTTGTTAATGAAACTTATCCGCTAACTAGAACAACCATTATTTTATTGAACGAGGTAGGACTTGGTTTAGCTTCCGGCTTTACCACTTTTTTAACTAGTAACGAGGGGCAAAAAATAGTAGCAGATAATAAACTTGGTCCAGCTACTGTACCTGTAAAGCTAATACAATTATATTAA
- a CDS encoding tetratricopeptide repeat protein, translating to MKKISIILFFILSVSLLFAQSKSEEAYKAIQNSNFEKALTLAKDLLTVDSTDTALKVLIILREKEPGNIKVQEMIGDVYNKLGVLELAASNYLEVEKRDSLNIPLKFKLAEVYYKQKKYTDAVNAYLRILHVDSTNVQAIKNISKIFYLAKLYQNAAFYLTKYLNIEKSEDAYVEAANSFLEVGKYNEAYNYSKSGLQLYPNNNTLKKIQAITAYYLTKLDESVNLYTSLPDSLLNIMDLIKIGRAAEIINKDSLALQSFSKAYQKDSTLKEIFIDLANLNYLKKDYDKAIKFYKKQIEVDSNNEPAYRYIGFAYFQEQKYDESRKALLKAIRLNENQVSTHFWLAQVYKALDSLSKVEDEFQIVLKLIEGKESNYRNEGADAYGYLGQRAFERKNYSLASNYLKKALQLKADVLPFLIMLASSEHQLGNYSEAIKLYKRVLVLDPKNVIAKKGLRMLSAD from the coding sequence ATGAAAAAGATTAGCATTATTTTATTTTTTATTTTGAGTGTGTCTCTTCTATTTGCACAATCTAAATCTGAAGAGGCATATAAAGCTATTCAGAACAGTAATTTTGAAAAAGCCCTGACCTTAGCCAAAGATTTGTTAACTGTCGATTCGACCGACACCGCCTTAAAAGTTTTAATAATACTTAGAGAAAAAGAGCCTGGTAATATTAAAGTACAGGAAATGATTGGGGATGTATACAATAAATTAGGCGTCTTAGAACTTGCTGCAAGTAATTATTTGGAAGTCGAAAAAAGAGATTCATTAAATATCCCGCTAAAGTTTAAATTAGCAGAGGTTTATTATAAACAAAAGAAATATACAGATGCGGTTAACGCTTACTTAAGAATTCTACATGTTGATTCAACAAATGTACAGGCAATAAAAAATATTTCAAAAATATTTTATTTAGCTAAGCTTTATCAAAATGCTGCCTTTTATTTAACTAAATACTTAAATATAGAAAAAAGTGAAGATGCTTATGTAGAAGCTGCTAATTCGTTTCTTGAAGTAGGGAAATATAATGAAGCATATAATTATTCTAAGAGTGGCTTACAATTATATCCTAACAATAATACTCTAAAAAAAATACAAGCAATTACAGCATATTACCTTACTAAACTCGATGAATCCGTAAATTTATATACTTCTCTTCCAGATTCACTTCTCAATATTATGGATTTAATTAAAATAGGTAGAGCAGCCGAAATTATTAATAAAGATTCCCTGGCTTTACAATCTTTTAGCAAGGCATATCAAAAGGACAGCACCTTAAAAGAAATATTTATCGACTTAGCAAATTTAAATTATCTTAAAAAAGATTACGACAAAGCTATAAAATTCTATAAAAAGCAAATCGAGGTTGACTCAAATAATGAACCAGCTTATAGGTATATTGGATTTGCATATTTTCAAGAACAAAAATATGACGAGAGTAGAAAAGCCCTACTTAAAGCTATTAGATTGAACGAAAACCAAGTTTCCACGCACTTCTGGCTTGCACAAGTATATAAAGCTTTAGATTCACTCTCTAAAGTAGAAGATGAGTTTCAGATTGTGTTGAAATTAATTGAAGGAAAAGAGAGTAATTACAGAAATGAAGGCGCTGATGCTTATGGCTATTTAGGTCAACGTGCTTTCGAAAGAAAAAATTACTCGTTAGCATCTAATTACTTAAAAAAAGCTTTGCAGCTGAAAGCCGACGTTCTTCCATTTTTAATTATGCTGGCTTCATCAGAACATCAATTAGGAAATTATAGTGAGGCAATTAAACTATATAAAAGAGTCTTGGTTCTTGACCCTAAAAATGTAATTGCAAAAAAAGGATTAAGAATGTTAAGTGCCGATTAA
- a CDS encoding TonB family protein, with product MNTIVINKPQSDGFPENFFGAFELKKFYTRNYTIGLVVAVLLHILGVGLYYFIQSINKNEEESAPVVRIMKYSELGPPPSIANEVPPQIAVSGPVAKPTVGVPVPVPDEKAPAEQTIATQEEMSQMSSPTIGNGTGNVTTQITQDIKIEKDEDKEPDINAFVPYEKGPEIVVAAKPVYPEIAQRAGISGKVYVKVLVDKEGKPKKAVVIKTDAEIFNQAAIDAAMKSVFTPALQNQHPITVWVVIPFKFELNK from the coding sequence ATGAATACAATAGTTATAAACAAACCACAAAGTGATGGATTCCCAGAAAATTTCTTTGGTGCCTTCGAATTAAAAAAATTCTATACGAGAAATTATACTATTGGTTTAGTGGTTGCTGTGTTGCTCCATATTTTGGGTGTTGGCTTATATTATTTTATCCAATCAATTAATAAAAACGAAGAGGAATCAGCACCCGTAGTTAGAATAATGAAGTACAGTGAGTTGGGTCCACCACCTTCTATTGCAAATGAAGTGCCACCGCAAATTGCAGTATCAGGACCTGTAGCTAAGCCAACCGTTGGGGTTCCTGTTCCAGTACCAGACGAAAAAGCACCTGCAGAACAAACGATAGCTACTCAGGAGGAAATGAGTCAAATGTCTTCTCCTACAATTGGTAACGGCACTGGCAATGTTACCACACAAATAACACAAGATATTAAAATTGAGAAAGATGAAGATAAAGAGCCCGATATAAATGCATTCGTTCCTTATGAAAAAGGTCCAGAAATAGTAGTAGCTGCTAAACCAGTTTACCCCGAAATTGCTCAAAGAGCAGGTATAAGTGGAAAAGTATATGTGAAAGTATTGGTGGATAAAGAAGGCAAACCCAAAAAAGCCGTTGTTATTAAAACTGATGCTGAAATTTTTAACCAAGCAGCAATAGACGCTGCAATGAAAAGTGTTTTTACCCCTGCTCTTCAAAATCAACACCCTATTACTGTTTGGGTTGTTATTCCTTTTAAGTTCGAGTTGAATAAATAA
- a CDS encoding ExbD/TolR family protein: MAGVDVGGGASSRRKKGSKKKKRRVAIRIDMTPMVDVAFLLLTFFMLTTVFRKPQTMEINLPPKDAKVEMAESNLLTLRIDEKNTVYWNYGIDIPKKMSMDNLHKFLIGEAQKNPKLVVLVKIDRKSKYHVMIDVLDELNLDSITRFSLAPMNEIDQKEMSKAI; this comes from the coding sequence ATGGCTGGAGTGGATGTTGGCGGTGGTGCAAGCAGTAGAAGAAAAAAAGGAAGTAAAAAGAAAAAAAGAAGAGTAGCAATAAGGATTGATATGACCCCTATGGTGGATGTGGCTTTTTTGTTGTTAACATTTTTTATGCTTACAACAGTTTTCAGAAAACCACAAACAATGGAAATTAATCTTCCACCTAAGGATGCTAAAGTAGAAATGGCAGAATCAAATTTACTCACTCTTAGAATAGATGAAAAAAATACTGTGTATTGGAATTATGGAATTGATATACCTAAGAAAATGTCGATGGATAATTTACACAAATTCTTGATTGGTGAAGCTCAAAAAAATCCAAAACTTGTTGTTTTAGTAAAGATAGATAGAAAAAGCAAATACCATGTAATGATTGATGTTTTAGACGAATTAAATCTCGATTCAATTACAAGGTTTTCTTTAGCACCCATGAATGAGATAGATCAAAAAGAAATGTCTAAAGCAATTTAA
- a CDS encoding APC family permease has translation MHWFIILNTVLVAVFILIIKKSNFLTYFHGSKWWLTWFAIGIITLMDELTSIYYAPFEAYRFIGFKAIIYIALTSLLIRYLSTKMVEISEILEVNGLKGGGVFSFSYLVWGPTVSFIAISSILVDYVLTATISTVSAVQNGTTFLGFGSNIKFITNFAVVWFIALLNIIGIKENAKFTFGIFVLASFILLNLILGGILNFNHNSLVILGKGFNGFLADLSAGNPFQSYEFIIIGIGSCILAYSGIESVLQTASLVNSWKDIKKAYIFLAFTVGILTPLIALLSLTANIAVDQHETDLIPFFAKSVNGEFFALLVSATASITLIMAVNTAMVASAELIEKIAEKYSFHWLISTNKRQSFYKIHLINASFYSFIIFITSGSQAILAEMYAVGLVASFVINTASLLKYRYSMGRKEITEPTSRVGTLVLFIILLSTFIYIIIHRPYGTLLWLFISTLVLIAGIRIAKTRSPEIAVRKLSNSPMEIIFKIIEIKSKVVNIYFRRPREEEKGLNEDNSVYVSFYLPRTEMPESKHTNHFWLSRQRGVGLFDMIHGLLKTIEYEVSSEKEIHVHFGWPLSSWLDRISISVLVYQITHLPKKFPSFHFHMDYEPKLKEMMKIRNQELKVRN, from the coding sequence ATGCACTGGTTTATAATTTTAAATACTGTCCTTGTTGCTGTATTTATTTTAATAATAAAGAAAAGCAATTTTTTAACATACTTTCATGGAAGCAAATGGTGGCTTACGTGGTTTGCAATAGGCATCATCACCTTAATGGATGAACTTACATCAATTTATTATGCGCCTTTCGAAGCATATAGGTTCATTGGCTTTAAAGCTATAATTTATATAGCACTTACTTCCCTTTTGATTAGATATTTATCTACTAAAATGGTAGAAATTTCTGAAATCCTAGAAGTTAATGGTCTGAAAGGCGGTGGTGTATTTTCGTTTTCTTATTTGGTTTGGGGTCCTACCGTTTCTTTTATTGCAATCTCATCGATACTTGTAGATTATGTTTTGACAGCTACAATTTCAACAGTCAGTGCAGTTCAAAATGGAACAACATTCTTAGGTTTCGGATCAAACATAAAGTTTATAACTAACTTTGCTGTTGTTTGGTTTATAGCTCTACTAAATATTATCGGTATTAAGGAAAATGCCAAATTTACTTTCGGAATTTTTGTGCTGGCTTCTTTTATTTTATTGAACTTAATACTTGGTGGAATATTAAACTTCAACCACAACTCACTTGTAATTTTAGGAAAAGGATTCAATGGTTTTTTAGCTGATTTATCGGCTGGTAATCCTTTTCAATCTTATGAGTTTATTATAATAGGGATTGGCAGCTGCATCCTTGCTTACTCTGGTATAGAATCTGTTCTTCAAACAGCCTCGTTAGTAAACAGCTGGAAGGATATAAAAAAAGCCTACATATTCTTAGCATTTACAGTAGGAATACTAACTCCTTTAATAGCGCTTCTTTCGTTAACTGCAAATATTGCTGTTGATCAGCACGAAACCGATTTAATTCCTTTTTTCGCAAAGTCAGTAAACGGAGAATTTTTTGCTTTATTGGTAAGTGCTACTGCTTCTATTACTTTAATAATGGCAGTAAACACTGCAATGGTTGCTTCAGCAGAGTTAATTGAAAAAATAGCAGAAAAATATTCTTTCCATTGGCTTATTAGTACAAATAAGAGACAATCTTTTTATAAGATTCATTTAATTAATGCCTCTTTTTATTCATTTATAATTTTTATTACAAGTGGCAGTCAAGCAATTTTAGCTGAAATGTATGCTGTGGGTTTAGTTGCAAGTTTTGTTATAAACACTGCTTCTCTTTTGAAATACAGATATTCAATGGGTAGGAAAGAAATTACAGAGCCGACCTCAAGAGTAGGAACCTTAGTGTTGTTTATTATTCTATTGAGCACATTCATTTATATAATTATACATAGACCTTATGGCACTTTATTATGGCTTTTCATTTCAACTTTAGTATTGATAGCAGGAATTAGAATTGCTAAGACAAGGTCGCCAGAAATAGCAGTACGGAAGCTTTCAAACTCACCAATGGAAATAATTTTTAAGATAATCGAAATTAAATCAAAAGTCGTTAATATTTATTTTAGGAGGCCGCGCGAAGAAGAAAAAGGACTCAACGAAGATAATTCTGTTTACGTAAGTTTTTACTTACCAAGAACTGAAATGCCTGAATCGAAACATACGAATCACTTTTGGCTTTCAAGACAAAGAGGCGTTGGTTTGTTTGATATGATACATGGCCTATTAAAAACAATTGAATATGAAGTATCGTCAGAGAAAGAAATACACGTACATTTTGGATGGCCACTTTCCTCGTGGCTTGATAGGATTTCAATTAGTGTACTTGTTTATCAAATCACCCACCTTCCTAAAAAATTTCCCTCGTTTCATTTTCATATGGATTATGAACCGAAGTTGAAAGAAATGATGAAAATTAGGAATCAGGAATTAAAAGTTAGGAATTAG